The Bacillus sp. Marseille-Q1617 genome has a segment encoding these proteins:
- the rplC gene encoding 50S ribosomal protein L3, which translates to MTKGILGRKIGMTQVFAENGDLIPVTVIEAAQNVVLQKKTTEVDGYEAIQVGFEDKRDKLSNKPAKGHVAKAETAPKRFIREIRGVNVEEYEVGQEVKVDIFAAGDVVDVTGVSKGKGFQGAIKRHNQSRGPMSHGSRYHRRPGSMGPVDPNRVFKGKLLPGRMGGEQITIQNLEIVKVDAERNLILVKGNVPGPKKQLIKVKTAIKAAK; encoded by the coding sequence ATGACCAAAGGAATCTTAGGAAGAAAGATCGGTATGACTCAAGTTTTTGCTGAAAACGGTGATCTTATCCCGGTAACAGTTATCGAAGCTGCTCAAAACGTTGTTCTTCAAAAGAAAACTACTGAAGTTGATGGCTATGAAGCGATCCAAGTAGGTTTCGAAGACAAACGCGACAAGCTTTCTAACAAACCGGCGAAAGGCCATGTTGCTAAAGCTGAAACTGCTCCTAAGCGCTTCATCCGTGAAATCCGCGGTGTAAACGTAGAAGAGTACGAAGTTGGTCAAGAAGTCAAAGTTGATATTTTCGCTGCAGGCGATGTAGTAGATGTAACAGGAGTATCGAAAGGGAAAGGTTTCCAAGGTGCTATCAAGCGTCATAACCAATCTCGCGGACCTATGTCCCACGGTTCCCGTTATCACCGTCGTCCTGGTTCAATGGGTCCTGTCGATCCGAACCGTGTATTCAAAGGTAAATTACTACCTGGACGTATGGGCGGAGAACAAATTACGATTCAAAACCTTGAAATCGTAAAAGTGGATGCAGAACGCAACCTTATCTTAGTTAAAGGTAATGTACCTGGACCTAAGAAACAACTGATCAAAGTAAAAACAGCTATCAAAGCAGCTAAATAA
- the rplD gene encoding 50S ribosomal protein L4 — protein MPKVALFNQTGSKVGDIELNDSVFGIEPNKHVLFEAVLMQRASLRQGNHKVKNRSEVRGGGRKPWRQKGTGRARQGSIRSPQWRGGGTVFGPVPRSYSYKLPKKVRRLAIKSALSSKVVEENILVLEALSFDAPKTKEFANVLKGLSLNAKTLVVTDGLDENVALSARNIPGVTVVPADGISVLDVLGHDKLVMTKSAVEKVEEVLA, from the coding sequence ATGCCGAAAGTAGCATTATTTAACCAAACAGGTTCTAAAGTCGGTGATATCGAACTTAATGATTCTGTATTTGGTATCGAACCAAATAAACATGTACTGTTTGAAGCAGTATTAATGCAAAGAGCTTCATTACGTCAAGGAAATCATAAAGTAAAAAATCGTTCTGAAGTACGTGGCGGTGGGCGTAAGCCTTGGCGTCAAAAGGGAACAGGCCGTGCTCGTCAAGGGTCAATCCGTTCTCCACAATGGCGCGGTGGTGGTACTGTATTTGGACCAGTTCCACGCAGCTACAGCTACAAATTACCTAAGAAAGTTCGTCGCTTAGCGATCAAATCTGCTCTTTCTTCTAAAGTAGTGGAAGAGAACATCTTGGTATTAGAAGCATTATCATTTGATGCTCCAAAAACAAAGGAATTTGCTAACGTTCTTAAAGGTCTTTCACTTAACGCTAAAACATTAGTCGTTACTGATGGTCTTGACGAAAACGTAGCACTTTCAGCTCGTAACATCCCTGGTGTAACAGTCGTTCCTGCAGATGGAATCAGCGTTCTTGATGTATTAGGACATGACAAACTAGTGATGACTAAATCAGCTGTTGAAAAAGTAGAGGAGGTGCTTGCATAA
- the rplW gene encoding 50S ribosomal protein L23, giving the protein MMDVREIIKRPVITEASTDLMSEKKYTFEVDTRANKTQVKDAVEEIFDVKVEKVNIMNYKGKFKRMGKHAGYTNKRRKAIVKLSADSKEIEFFEV; this is encoded by the coding sequence ATAATGGATGTACGTGAAATCATTAAGCGCCCCGTAATTACAGAAGCTTCTACAGATCTTATGTCTGAGAAAAAGTATACGTTCGAAGTTGATACTAGAGCGAACAAAACTCAAGTTAAAGACGCTGTTGAAGAAATCTTTGACGTAAAAGTCGAAAAAGTTAACATCATGAACTACAAAGGTAAGTTCAAACGTATGGGCAAACACGCTGGTTACACTAACAAGCGTCGTAAAGCAATCGTTAAACTTTCTGCTGACAGTAAAGAAATCGAATTCTTTGAAGTATAA
- the rplB gene encoding 50S ribosomal protein L2: MAIKKYKPTSNGRRGMTSSDFAEITTDSPEKSLLAPLHKKGGRNNQGKLTVRHQGGGHKRQYRIIDFKRDKDGIPGRVATIEYDPNRSANIALINYADGEKRYILAPKSIEVGMEVMSGPEADIKTGNALPLINIPVGTVVHNIELKPGKGGQLVRSAGTSAQVLGKEGKYVLVRLNSGETRMILSACRATVGQVGNEQHELINIGKAGRSRWLGKRPTVRGSVMNPNDHPHGGGEGRAPIGRKSPMSPWGKPTLGYKTRKKNNKSDKFIVRRRKK, encoded by the coding sequence ATGGCGATTAAAAAGTATAAACCTACCTCTAATGGTCGTCGCGGTATGACTTCATCTGATTTCGCTGAAATCACTACGGATTCTCCGGAAAAGTCACTTTTAGCACCCCTGCACAAAAAGGGTGGCCGTAACAACCAAGGTAAGTTAACAGTTCGTCATCAAGGCGGCGGTCATAAGCGTCAATACCGTATCATCGACTTCAAACGTGATAAAGATGGTATACCAGGACGCGTTGCTACGATCGAATACGATCCAAACCGCTCTGCAAATATTGCACTAATCAACTACGCTGATGGAGAAAAGCGTTACATCCTTGCACCTAAGTCAATCGAAGTAGGTATGGAAGTAATGTCTGGACCAGAAGCAGATATCAAAACAGGTAATGCGTTACCACTTATCAACATCCCTGTTGGTACAGTAGTACACAATATCGAACTTAAACCAGGTAAAGGTGGACAGCTGGTACGTTCTGCTGGTACATCTGCACAAGTACTTGGTAAAGAAGGTAAATACGTTCTTGTACGTCTAAACTCTGGTGAGACTCGTATGATTCTTTCTGCTTGCCGCGCTACAGTAGGTCAAGTTGGAAATGAACAGCACGAACTTATCAACATCGGTAAAGCTGGACGTTCTCGCTGGTTAGGCAAGCGCCCAACGGTTCGTGGTTCTGTCATGAACCCTAACGATCACCCACACGGTGGTGGTGAAGGACGTGCGCCAATCGGACGTAAATCACCAATGTCTCCATGGGGCAAACCTACTCTTGGATACAAGACACGTAAGAAGAACAACAAATCAGATAAATTTATTGTGCGTCGTCGCAAAAAATAA
- the rpsS gene encoding 30S ribosomal protein S19 translates to MGRSLKKGPFVDDHLMNKIEKLNETEGKQVVKTWSRRSTIFPAFIGHTIAVYDGRKHVPVYVTEDMVGHKLGEFAPSRTYKGHASDDKKTRR, encoded by the coding sequence ATGGGTCGTAGCTTAAAAAAGGGACCTTTTGTTGATGATCATTTAATGAATAAGATCGAAAAATTGAACGAAACTGAAGGCAAACAAGTTGTTAAGACTTGGTCTCGCCGTTCAACGATCTTCCCAGCATTCATCGGTCACACTATCGCAGTTTACGATGGTCGTAAACATGTACCTGTATACGTCACTGAAGACATGGTAGGACACAAGCTTGGTGAATTCGCACCATCTCGTACTTACAAAGGTCATGCAAGTGATGATAAGAAAACAAGACGCTAA
- the rplV gene encoding 50S ribosomal protein L22, with protein MQAKAVARTVRIAPRKVRLVVDLIRGKQVGEAVAILNHTPKAASPVVEKVLKSAIANAEHNYDMDINSLIVTEAYVNEGPTLKRFRPRAMGRASQINKRTSHITLVVSEKKEG; from the coding sequence ATGCAAGCAAAAGCTGTTGCTAGAACAGTACGTATTGCTCCTCGTAAAGTACGTTTAGTCGTTGATCTAATCCGAGGTAAGCAAGTTGGAGAAGCAGTTGCGATTCTTAATCACACGCCTAAGGCAGCTTCACCAGTCGTTGAAAAAGTACTTAAATCTGCTATCGCAAACGCAGAGCATAACTATGACATGGATATTAACAGCCTTATCGTTACTGAGGCTTATGTAAATGAAGGACCAACACTTAAACGTTTCCGTCCACGTGCGATGGGTCGTGCAAGTCAAATCAACAAACGTACAAGTCACATTACACTTGTAGTATCAGAAAAGAAGGAGGGATAA